The genome window TGTCTGCTTTTGTGCATTTGCATAGTAAAAATTGTCCCGCGTCGGTGCTGTTTGGCACGAAAATTATCTAAGATCGCCTCTGATTAATTATGCCAACGTAGCCATGCTCTTTTAAAATTTAGTACAAAAACAATGATTAATCTTCACTAAAACCATAAGACTATGAACACGAAAACAATGTATCTGGCATTATCACTTTTGATTTCGGCTGGATCGCTCATGGCACAATCCACGGCCACGCAGAAACAGGGAACAGAATCGAAACAGAAAGCCGCAACGGGCAGCCAGACCAGTAAGCAGGCACAGCAGAATAAGGGAGGAAGCGTAACCAGTGAGGCAACCACCGGCACCCCGCCCACGCATATCGACAAAACGAACAGCGTCCCGGCTGCCAGCAATCCGCAAAATACTGGTGTAAATTCAGCCAACAGGAAAAAATCGGGATCAACTGTCCAGGGTGGCAAGGACACAACGGGCAAAGGTTCCAGCAAATCTGGTCAACGGCCGGGAAATAGATAAAGTAAAATATGGCGGGCCGCAAGGGATTTCTTGCGGCCCGCCATATTTTAAATACACTAATATTGCATTGAGTATAGTCGGGGCGGTCAATGTTTATGGGCCGGGGAATCACTTTTATTTGTGATAACCAGTTGCCTGATCTCACCTTTCTCCCAGGCATTTGCGCCTGGATCAACCGCAGGAACGGGGATGTCCTTTCTGTTCTGTTTTTTCTTCTGTGACGAGATATTGAATCGCTTATCGCGATCAGCCAAAATGCCCGCGTTGAGTTGCCCTTCTTTCGTAAACCCCATCATGATCATTGGGGAACCAACAGGCAGTTCTTTTTCGAGATCGGTATGCCAGGTGTGGATGGTTTTGCCATAGGTAGATACCAGTTTTTCCATGAGCTCGTGTTCTGCAACTTCCGGTATGCCCGGTGCAATGAGTGATCCGGAACTGACTTCAAAGTGATGACTGTGCCATAATTTCTTCTCTTCCGGACTCAGGCGAGCAAACATTTTCGCGGTAATGATATATTCGACCCCCATGATCTTGGCATCCTTCCCGTTGCCATCAAAAATAATGGCCTGGTAAACATCCTCATTAATCTGGTTCACGTAATGGTGAGCCTCCATTTGTGAATTCATATTTCCATTGTAAAAATGGAACCCATCCAGGTAAGCATTGAACCCTTTCAGCGGGGTTTTATCCTGTATCAAATCCGCCCCTACATTTAGAGTCTTGTCTTTCGCAGACTTTTCATCGCCGGGCGCTTCCACATTCGATGATGAGTTTTTACCACCACAGCTTAGCAGGGCCAGTGTTAACGCACATAACGGAATGAGTTTATTCATGGTTTATCCAATTTGAATCAAAGAGTTTTCTACATTATATAACGTCTCGTTTTACCGGCAAGGCAATCTGTTTCTGCCAGTAAATAATCAGGATTGGCGACAGGAGCTCCAAAGCCAGAAAGCCGGTTATAAAAAGAGGCGGAACACCCAGATCGTAGATCGATATTAATCTTCCGATCCCGCCCAGCCATACTGCACCGCAAACTACCCTGAAAGCGAATGTTTCTTTTTCTATAACCGGTATAACGCAATAGAAAGAAACGGCCACGGCAACGGACATGGCATTCAGGAAGCGAAGGTTACTATCCAAAACCAGGTCAGCAGGCAGCGCCTCAGAAAAAAGCGGATTGCGGATCCCCGACAACCCTATAAGCCCGGATACCAGCGGGGCAACAGCCAGAATTCCAATAACGGCCTGAAGCGCTTTCTTGCTTTTGAACATAAGTTAAATTGTAGATTGTTAACTGCGTTCCAGCGGGCTCTCCTGGGTTTCATGCGACGAGCGGGACGTTAGCAGCCCAGCCGTTGTTTCAAACAGGCCCAAAATAACGTGTGGCAGGTAAACCTGGTCTGCAAACCCGAGAATCCAGGGCGATGCAGCCAGCAGCAGACCTGTAACCACGTCCACATTCAAGTGTACATGCATGGGTAGGCTGCGGACCATGCCCCCTTCGTAGTCAGTAAAGAGTGACATCGTAATGGACATCGCTCCTACCGCAATCAGGACCCAGGTGGCAGCCGGAACTTCGTTGAAACCAACTATCCAGGGCATTGCTATGAACAAAATGCTCGTCGAATAATCGATGATGCTGTGTAATTTGGTGCTGATCATTTTCATAGGATGAAGTGTTTAGTCTGTGACAGATCGAATAGATCGGTGCTTTACTAAAAATTATGCCAGCAGAATTGCAAAAAAAAGCTGGCGGCCACATCCGTGACCGCCAGCCTCAAAAACGCTTACCAAAAATTATTTTGTCCTATCAAGCGTTTTAACATGCTCGGCATGTGCTTTGATCACCGGCAAAGTTTTGTCGATGAAAGCTTTCAGCTCTGCGTCTTTCACTTCTTTCTGCGCATCTTCGAAAAGTTTCACTGTTGCATCGTGATCCTTCTTCATTTGCGATATATAAGCTTTATCAAAATCGCTTCCGGTTTTGCCGCCAAGGTCAGCAGCTGCTTTTTGTTTCTCTGCATTTGGCGCAGCAGGCAGCGTGATATTCTTGTTACCGGCCAACGTTTTAAGCTCATCATTTGCTTTTGAATGGTCTGTGATCATTTGTTTTGCAAATTCCTTCACTTTTGGGTCGGTTGCTTTGTCGGCTGCAATTTTGCTCAATGCAACTTCCGCCATTCCTCCATTCGCTGCCTCTACGGCAAATTCAGCGTCATCTTCGGCAACGGCCGATGCGGAGTCGCTTGCAGCAGTGTCGGCAACAGCCTCATTGGTGCTGTCTGCTAATTCGGTAGTGTCCGTGGTGTCGGTAGATTTGGATCCGCAGCCCCATAGCATTGCTACGGTTGCCAGCGCCATAAATGTTGATGCAATTTTCATTAGTAATGATTGTTTAAGTGGTGATAAAACTGCGTGCCGGACTTACCAGCACAGGTCACAACCCAATGTAAAAAAGCATGCCTACCACGTGACAATCACAATGAAGCCAACATTATCCTTGAAAAAGCCATTTGTGCATCGGGCCAATTATCAAATTGTTAAGCTTTGCAAATCCATCTGCTCCTCGATTGCCGGTATCTATTTTTGTTTTTCAACACTCAAAACATTAAGATGAAAAACAAACCTTTACTCGCACTGACAATGCTGTCGGTAGCCCTGAATAGTTGTACGGATCATTTTCCGCAGGAGCCGCAAACGCCGGTGGCATTTAAAGAAGTGGCTTCTATTGACCTTGGAGGAACCGCTGCGTCCGAAATCTCAGCATATGATCCTGCATCGCGCCGGCTTTTCACGGTGAACAATGAGTCTGCTGCAAAAGTAGATGTAATGGATCTTTCCGCATTTCCGGTCGTATCCAAGTTGCAATCCATCGATATTTCCTCACTGGGTGGCGTTGCCAACAGCGTTGCCGTGTCCGACGGGAAACTGGCGATTGCGTTGGAAGCAACCAATAAGCAGGCAAACGGAAGCGTAATTGTGATAAATACGGCTACGCTGGCGACGATCAAGCAAGTTACTGTTGGCGCGTTGCCTGATATGGTTACTTTTAGTCCGGACGGAAAATACATTGTAACGGCCAACGAAGGTGAGCCAAATGCAGATTACACGGTTGATCCTGAGGGCTCTGTTTCTATTATTAATGTTAATGAGAATTATAGCGTAAAAACTTTGTCGTTTGGCTCATTTGCTTCGTCTTACAACCAGCTGGCTGCTGACGGCTTCCGTGTTTTCGGTCCGGGTGCCAGCTTTGCACAAGACATTGAGCCCGAATACGTTGCGATTTCGGGTGATTCTAAAAAAGCTTTTGTAACACTACAAGAAAACAACGGTATCGCTGAACTGGATCTGACTTCCGGAACAATTTTGAAGCTGCACCCGCTCGGCACAAAGGACATCAGCAAACTGGTGAACGCAATGGATGCCAGCGATAAAGACAGCAAAGTAGCATTGGCTACCTGGCCTGTAAGATCATTCTACCTGCCAGACGCGATCGCGCCATTCAGCGTGAACGGCTCGGACTATCTGATTACAGCCAACGAGGGCGATGCCCGCGAGTACACTGCCTTTGACGAGCAGAAGCGCGTTAGCGCACTTAAACTTGACGCTACTGCGTTCCCGGACGCGGTTAACCTGCAAAAACCTGAAAATCTTGGGCGTCTGCGTGTAACCAGCACGCGTGGTGATATCGACAATGATGGTGATTACGACGTGCTATATGGCTTTGGCGGTCGTGGATTCAGTATTTTTAATGCTGCCAGCGGTCAATTGGTTTTTGACTCCGGAAGCATGCTGGAACAGGAGGCAATTCAGGCTGGTATTTATGATGATGACCGCTCGGATGACAAAGGCGTTGAGCCGGAAGGTGTCACAATAGGCATGATCGATAATAAGCCCGTTGCTTTCATTGCACTTGAACGTGTGGATGCTGTTGCGGCCTATGACCTGAGCAATCCCATGGCTCCCAAATTCCTTCAGATGATCAAAACCGGGGATGCTCCCGAAGGCGTTCTCTACATTGCACCGGCAAAGAGCCCAAATGGCAAAGGCGTGCTGGTAACAAGCAATGAAGGCGATGGAACAGTAAAGTTCTATCAAATCTGATTGGCGCAAAGGTTCTATTCTGCGCAATGCTCCTGTTTTTTGGATAAATTCCTTCTAAGATTTTGTCTGTACGGCTCTGTCAGAATGAGCCGTACAGACAAAACATTTGAGCCGTGCAGGCAACTCGTCATATGGTGCGAAAGCTGAACTTTGCATCATGAAAAACATCAAAAAAATTCAGTTGGGCCAGAACGGCCCGTTTGTGTCCAAACTTGGTTTGGGCTGTATGCGTATGTCTTCCGTGTGGGGCGGACCTACACCTGACGAAACAGAAAGTATCGCAACGATCCATGAAGCTTTGGATAGCGGCATTAATTTTCTGAACACCGGAGACTTCTATGGCGCCGGGCATAACGAAATGCTGATAGGCAAAGCCATCAAAGGAAGGCGGGACGACGCTTTTATCAGCGTAAAATTCGGTGCCATTTTTCACAATGGCCAGTGGCTGGGAATGGATCTGCGTCCCATCGCGATCAAGAATTTCATCAATTACTCTTTGACCCGCCTGGGCATTGAGACCATTGACCTCTACCAGCCAAGCCGGATGGACGACAGCGTGCCTGTGGAAGACATTATCGGCACAGTCGCCGATCTGGTTAAGGAAGGCAAGGTTCGTCACATTGGCGTGTCGGAGATCTCTGCTGATCAACTTCGTAAAGCTAATAACACCCACCCGATAAGCGCGCTGGAAATTGGCTATTCGCTGGCCGAACGTCAGATCGAGACTGAGCTGCTCCCGACTGCAAAAGAGCTGGGCATTGGCGTTGTGGCATTTGCCAGCACTGCGGAAGGGTTACTGACTGGTGAACTGAAAGCACCGCTTGCGACTGACGATTACCGCAACCATTTCTCCCGTTTTCAAGGCGAGAATCTCGTCCATAACCTGCAAAAAGTCGAAGTATTAAAGCAACTGGCGTCTGATAAAGGCTATACACCCACACAGCTTGCCATTGCCTGGGTGAATGGGCAGGGTGATCATATGATGCCATTGGTAAGCATGAGCCGCAGGTCGCGTTTGCCGGAGAATATGGCTGCCATGGATATTGTGTTTTCGTCGGAAGAAATGAACACCTTAAACACTACTTTTGCAATCGGTGCTATCCTTGGGGGCACTTACTTACAACGCTAAATGACCAGTCCAGCAGAAATTCTCCCCGGTGTTATCTTTTACTCCTACCTTTCTACGGAACGGAGAGAGAAGGTCTGTTTCTGGAACCACCATACATTGGTATTGCAGGTTTCAGGACAATTCGTGTTGGAAACGTCTTCCCAGAAGATCTCAATGACCGGAGGAGAATTGCTACTGATCGGCAGAAACCAGCTGGGCACGCTCACCAAAACTCCCGGACTGGCAAGTCCCGGACTGGCAAGTCCCGGACTGGCAAGTCCCAGACTGGCAAGTCCCGGACCCGAAGGTTCCGCGCTGGCAGGTCCAGGGCAAGCATATCCCGGACCCGAAGGTTCAGTGCCTGGCGCTCATTATGAAACCATTGTAATATCCCTGCAGGAAGAACTGCTTCGGCGGATTGTGCTGGAAGAAAAAATTGAGGCGGATCAGAAATATGTGGGTCCGCCCAATATGCTGATCCCGTTAAATGAATTCCTGCAGGGATATTTTCAATCCATCGTTCCCTACGCCCGAAACTCGGGAGCGGCTATGACGGACGAAATGGGTATCCTGAAAATAAAGGAAGGAATCAAATTGCTACTTCTTGCGGTTCCCACACTCCGCAACTTTTTATTTGACTTTTCAAGCCCTGGTAAGATCGACCTGGAACGGTTCATGCTGAATAACTTTCATTTCAATGTCCCTGTTGAAAAGTTTGCACAGCTGACCGGCCGTAGCCTGGCAGCATTCAAGCGAGATTTCCTGAAAACATTCGGAGCTCCGCCTCGTCAGTGGCTGCAAGACAAAAGGCTGAACGAAGCCAAACATTTGATCGAAACCAAACACGAAAAGCCCTCAGCCATTTACCTGGATCTGGGATTCGAAAGCCTTTCCCATTTCTCCCATTCCTTCAAGAAAAAGTTCGGCATAGCACCAACCGCACTGAATTATCGCTTTTCTCCAAAGTAAATTCAATCTTTGCCATTCCTATCTAATCACGTTTTCTAATCCATAATATCCTGCAATCACGTCTTAATCAAAAAAAGTAAATTCAACTTCAAGAAATGTTACCTAATTAGCTAACTTTGTGTCCTGTTTAACATTGTTGAATGAGCACACACTTTATTAGGGATATCTTCTATTACGAAAGATATTATCTGGACTTCTTTGAGGGGCTGAAACCCGATGTTCGTAAAAAATTTAACTGGACATTGCAGCTCATTGCGACCATTGACAAAGTGCCTGACAAGTATTTCAAGCACATGTCCAACTCGACTGGAATTTATGAAATCAGAGTTGAGGTCGGGTCGGATATTTACCGTGTTTTCAGCTTTTTTGACAAAGGAAACCTGATTATACTGCTCAACGGCTTTCAAAAGAAGTCACAAAAGACACCTAAGAATGAACTCGCTTTGGCAGAAAAACTAAAAAAACAATACTTCGATGAAAAACGGGACTCTAGATAAGAAACTTACATCTTTTTCCGAGCATCTGGACGATCAGTACGGACAGCGTGGAACGGCAGGAAGAGAGGAATATGAAGAAGAATTTGAGGCTTTCAAATTAGGCGCTATGATTCAGGAATTGCGAAAAAAACAAGGTTTAACCCAGGAACAACTTGCTGACAGGTGTGGTACAACGAAAACATATATTTCCCGCATTGAAAATAACGCCAGTGATATCCGACTTTCAACTTTGATGCGGATTGTCAGAGAAGGCTTAGGGGGCAACTTGAAACTGAGTGTGACAAGTTAGTTTCTGCGATAAAGCTCTGACTTCCTTTCCATCAACACTTCCCTTTGTCAACACTGCCCATTACTCCCCTCCAACCCCTCCCCCTCGCAGCTTTCCCCCCACACGACTGCAAAATACCCGTTCCGTAAAACGTGTTTTTACCTGCTTGCGCCAGATTACCTGATTTGTAAATAGGGTAATCTGACGCTTAAAAACGGATGCGCTTGAATATAATTTTGGTTAGATAAAAAATAACAAAATGAACATTACCAGCGGATCAGAATCGCACGGCTTTGCCTCTTCCTGGACTGCTTAATGTTGAAAATACGTCAATTTTTTTGATGAAAGGAGGTGCGCTATGGGCTAGTTTAATGATTTACTGATAACGTTTTCACCCGATATTTTCCGGATAAAAAGTCGGGACCATGACTATTTAGCCATACATAAAAATAAGAGACATGAAAACTTTCAAATTCAAAGACCTTGCCGTTACAGTAAATTTTGATCCCAATAAGATAACCCTTTGCAGGATCACAAGTCCTTCCCTCCTCTGCCCGAATCCGACGGTCTTCAACTGCCCCGGCCACTCATTTTGTCACTGGCCTACAATCTGTCCTGCATTTACCTGCGGCGGTTGCAGCGTTATTGCGTGCAGCCATTTGCCTTCATTCATACCTACCGACTTCACGCTCTGGAAAACCGGAACCCCCTATCAGCAAGTGGTTGATGAATTGGAGGAAACGGAACTCAACGAATTCAAGACCAATCTGGCCGAGCTTCAAAGGTATGTCGATGTAAAAATTCAGGATGCGCCGAACCAGCTGGATATGCTTGAAAAGAAGTTGCAGGAAGCCATTGAGGAAGTGCGTGCGCAGCGGGGAAACCGATAAAACAACAGCCTGATGATCAAAGTAAAATTTCTTTTGCACGCAACATTCCGGTCAAATCCGGCATTTGAATTGGTTGAGCAGGGAAATTTAAATCCGCAGGAGCTTCGTGCTCTTGCGGATTTAAACACAGATCCTGAGTTCTTCGGCCTCTTCCGTCGGAAGCATATCGATGCCGCCGGCAGTGCCAAGCTGGCCTATAAAGAAGTGGCATTGCTGTTTTACTTTTTGCAAAATGCGGGTGAATTGCCACATTATTTTAAATCCGGGTATGATGATGATGTGAACCTGACAATGGCCAAACTCGTGCTGGAAGGGATCTTCGAAATCCAGGCTGGTCGGCATTTTTATTCTGGTTTTGCAGCGCACGACTTCCTATATGAAGCGCAGGAAGCAAGTTTGGATCGTCGGCATCCATTGCTGGAAATATCAACTGCGGCGATCCAGTATGCGGTGTTGCTGAAAGAAGCGGATCAGGCTTCGCTGGCAAGCAAACTCTACGCATACAACACAATGCCCCTCTTCTTTCTGCCAGCCAATGCGCTGGGAACATTGGAAGAAGTAGAGGAATTTTTAAGAATTGGAAAAAATAACCGGATGAACAGGGAGCTGCTGGAAAACTGGAACAAGCACGAACCGAATCCCGATTACCGCTGGATCTCATGGAGCCGCAAGCATTCCAGGCGTCGCGATACGAAGCCGCATTCCATCTATAAAATTTACATTAGTCCCGTTTTAGAAGAGCTGCCGGAGGTTTTTGAGAAAACGATCTCTGTCCTGACCAAATCCCAGGCATTCAGTTTCAAAATTGGCATGAACCGCGAGGGGCTGCTCCGGCCCGACAAATTTGTGGCCTACTTCACGGAACTGGGGCACCTGTTAGCAGCCGCCGAAATGCTCGCGCCTGTTTTGAAAAAGCACAAAGCCCAGGGCGTTCCCTTTACCGCTTCGCTGGATGAAACGGAAATGTTGTCCTGGGGAATGGACAGCACAACGGACGAAACTACCAGGAATCGTGAGGGAGGAAGCTGGCGGGCCATTGTGACAGAGAAATTGTCGGCATCCATCACCCTGTCCAAAACAGAAAGGCTGCCCCCCGCTGAAAGTGTTGATTTTGTTCTAAAAAAAATGATGCTGGAAGGAGTCGATACGATGACCTGGACGGCAGCTTAAAAACACAAAACTATGGCTTCCAATCAACTATACATATTACCAGAGGATGTCCAGGTGCTACCCGTAGAAGCATTGCCGGAGCAGGCGCTGGCCAAATTCGAATACGAAGCGGACGACTTTATCGTCACCTATAAACAGGCCAGAAATACAAGCAAAATCATCGATGCATCTTCTGCCTCTCTTTTGCAGGAATTTCGCAAGCCAAAATCCCTGCCGGAAGGTGTCCTCACATATGCGCTGATGAATAACCTGGACGCGCAAAAGATCCTGGAAGGCTCCTATACTTTCCTGGCGAAACTCCGCAATGAAGGCTTTCTGGTTTCTTACGATGATACATTCGGAGCAGGCAACCAATTTTTAAATGCAGGCGACCGCTTTAAAGACTATGAAATCGTATCAAAACTGGACGGCGTGGCGGATACTGAAATTTATAAGATCAAAAGAAATGGTCAGTATTATGCGCTTAAACTGCTCAAAACGAGTAAGAAAACACCCCAGTTACTGGCCAATTTTTACAATGAAATTGACATACTGAACGCACTTGACGGTGCTATCAATCCGGCTCTGGCGGAACACGGAGAACATGGGACTGACCATTATCTGATCATGGAATGGGTTGATGGCGAAACATGTTTGCAAGCTGCCGAGAAATATCATAATCTTCATGACGAATCCAATGCGCTTGCATTGCTCGACATTTGCTGCCGCATTCTCCAGGCTTACACACATCTTCACAGTCAGGGCATTATCCATTCGGATGTGCATCCGGCCAACATTATCGTTGCCGCATCGGGTGAATTGAAAATTATTGATTTTGGGCTTTCCAGGAAGGTTGCAAACGACCAAATTCCCGCTCGGGGCGGCCTGGGTTTCTTTTTTGAACCCGAATATGCACAGGCTGTTCTTGACGCCAAACCTGCCCCGCCTTCGACATTTGCCGGTGAGCAATATGCTTTGGGGGCCTTGCTATACCAGATATTTACGGGCAAGCAGTATCTCAATTTTTCCTATGACAAAAAAACATTGTTCACGCAAATTGTGACCGAAACCCCCGTTCCTTTCAGCAGCCTGGACATTATTATAAACGATAACATTGAGAAAACGATCTTCAAAGCACTTTCCAAGCGTAAAGAGGACCGTTATGAACGCATTGAAGATTTCTATTTAGCCATGATGAAAGTGCAGGAAAGTTTCCCGGATGGATTTGCCGAAGACAAGAAAATGTCGGTGCAGGTCTTCCGGGATTCAATTCTGAAAGATTATGGATTTACTGGAAATCTCGTAAAAACCGGACTGCAACTGGCGCCGAAGAGCTCGGTCAATTTTGGCGCGGCAGGCATTGCGTACATGCTTTTGCGAAAAGCGTTGGTCAATTCCGGCGCCGAAACACTGGCACTTGCGGACGTGTGGAGCGATCGGGCAGCCGGTTACACGCACGATCCCGAGAATGGATTTTACTCAAAAGATATGGATCTCACTCCATCCATTGTCGGGCTTTCCTCTATTTACCATACACCCAGCGGAGTGGATCTGGTTCAGGCGCTGATTAGTCAGGCCGCGGGGGATTACGGGAGTTACTATAATGCTGTCCGCAATTTCTTAGTGCACGCCTCGCAGCCGTGCGAGAACCTGGATCTTACGCTGGGTAAGTCAGCGGCGTTGATTGGTAGTTCGCTTATTTTGGAAAATATGCCTTCCTATGACAGGTTCACAAAAAATGATCTGCTGGCTTTTGGCAAAAATACGATGGAAGAAATATGGTCCGCTATCGATGCCTATGCTGCCATTGGCGAGAAAAACCCGATTAATTATAGGGGAATTGCGCACGGCTGGGCGGGAATTTTTTATGCTACTTTGAAATGGTGTAAAACTTCCGGGCAACATTTACCGGTTCGCTTTTTCGAAAGAGTTGAGCAACTGGTCAGTCTGGGCATTGCAGAAGACGGGCATTTACGCTGGGAAATCTCCAATACCGAACCCGTCTCATGGACCGGCTGGTGTCACGGATCGGCAGGATACACCTTTTTATGGACAGCTTTATTCCACTTCACCTCCCACGAAAATTACCTGGATCTGGCGACGAAAACGGCCAACCACTTTTTGAATGCGGCCCAGCCCGGCATGAATGGCAGCTTATGCTGCGGCAAATCGGGCGAATGTTATGCACTTTTGAGTGTGTATAATGCTACAAAAAACGATTTTTACCTGACTGAGGCCAAGCGCATCGCCAAACAAATGCTTCCCCACATTTATTCAGGGCAAATGAGAAACCATAGTCTGTATAAAGGCAACATCGGCGCAGCAGTTCTTTTCGAGGAGCTCGAACGCCCTGAGTTCGCCCGCATGCCGTTATTTGAATAACGGATTTGCATGCTCCACTCAGGATTGATAAATATTATGGTGACGTCTTTATTGAACCCGCACCAGCTGAACGCCGTATACCGGGCGGCCATTTGCCGTAATGCCTTGTATAACAATCCTTAATGTCCGCACGGTGTCCGAGAGGGGAAAGCGCAGCTGGCTGTTGCCCTGGCTATCGGTTTGAATCATGGGTTTCCAATATAGCACGTCCCGGTCGTCTACGCGGCCGGAAATGGTTGTGTCGGTTGTTTCTATATCGTAGCGCGGCACATAAAATTCCCGCTGCACCGATGGGTAGCCGATGAACTGGACCGGGGTCATTCCCTCTTTCGGTTTTGTGCCTGCCTGCATGGAACGCGCACTTTTGGAGTAGAATGCAATAACCCCGTTACCACCCCTAACGCCGTAAATACCCGTCGAGCCAGCATTTTTCAGCAGTTCAACACGTTCAATATCTCTCGGATTGAAGTTCATCAGCGCATTTCCGTCAGGGTCGTCGATCGGTAAACCGTCTATTAAAAACAAGGGCTGTCCACCGCTGCGGACAGACACAAGGTATCCAGGGGGCGCTGTTATGCCCTCCGCTGCGACAGTGCGGAATACAGTCACGCCCGCAAAGCGCCCTTGAATCATTTCATACAAATTCGGATAATTTGGTGATTTGTCACTAAAAAGGACGGTGGCGTCCGCATTATTATGCAGACTACGCATTTGAATGTCGTCAGGCCTCTCATTGTATTTTTGCGCACGAACTGTTACTTCGTCTAGCTGTTTAGCTGCTTTATCACGGTATAATTCAGTATTTGCTTCCTGACGGCCGCGGGCAGCTTTCAGTTCTGCTTCGAGGTCGGACCAGTTTGGCGGAGCAATTATTTTACCAAATTCCCAACTTTTACCAGGCCATTCCTGAACCAGAACGGCTTCTTTGGAAGACATTTTCCTGAAATTACGCCCGGCAATCTGCACCATCAATGTTGCCGTATCTGCAACGGATAATCCGGGTAGGCGAAAGCGTCCCTGATCGTCGGTGCCTGCGGATCTTACGAACGATTGCCCGGGCTTTGTGGACGCCACGGTAACCTGTGCGCCGGGAATAGGTTGCTGTTTCGGATTCAGAATGCGGCCACTGAACGACACCCCACCGAGTGAATCAGCTTCTGGCGTGCCGCTTACCCGCCGCCAGCCCTGTGTTAATAGC of Dyadobacter chenhuakuii contains these proteins:
- a CDS encoding helix-turn-helix domain-containing protein, whose amino-acid sequence is MKNGTLDKKLTSFSEHLDDQYGQRGTAGREEYEEEFEAFKLGAMIQELRKKQGLTQEQLADRCGTTKTYISRIENNASDIRLSTLMRIVREGLGGNLKLSVTS
- a CDS encoding helix-turn-helix domain-containing protein; this translates as MTSPAEILPGVIFYSYLSTERREKVCFWNHHTLVLQVSGQFVLETSSQKISMTGGELLLIGRNQLGTLTKTPGLASPGLASPGLASPRLASPGPEGSALAGPGQAYPGPEGSVPGAHYETIVISLQEELLRRIVLEEKIEADQKYVGPPNMLIPLNEFLQGYFQSIVPYARNSGAAMTDEMGILKIKEGIKLLLLAVPTLRNFLFDFSSPGKIDLERFMLNNFHFNVPVEKFAQLTGRSLAAFKRDFLKTFGAPPRQWLQDKRLNEAKHLIETKHEKPSAIYLDLGFESLSHFSHSFKKKFGIAPTALNYRFSPK
- a CDS encoding DUF4345 domain-containing protein, giving the protein MFKSKKALQAVIGILAVAPLVSGLIGLSGIRNPLFSEALPADLVLDSNLRFLNAMSVAVAVSFYCVIPVIEKETFAFRVVCGAVWLGGIGRLISIYDLGVPPLFITGFLALELLSPILIIYWQKQIALPVKRDVI
- a CDS encoding choice-of-anchor I family protein, which produces MKNKPLLALTMLSVALNSCTDHFPQEPQTPVAFKEVASIDLGGTAASEISAYDPASRRLFTVNNESAAKVDVMDLSAFPVVSKLQSIDISSLGGVANSVAVSDGKLAIALEATNKQANGSVIVINTATLATIKQVTVGALPDMVTFSPDGKYIVTANEGEPNADYTVDPEGSVSIINVNENYSVKTLSFGSFASSYNQLAADGFRVFGPGASFAQDIEPEYVAISGDSKKAFVTLQENNGIAELDLTSGTILKLHPLGTKDISKLVNAMDASDKDSKVALATWPVRSFYLPDAIAPFSVNGSDYLITANEGDAREYTAFDEQKRVSALKLDATAFPDAVNLQKPENLGRLRVTSTRGDIDNDGDYDVLYGFGGRGFSIFNAASGQLVFDSGSMLEQEAIQAGIYDDDRSDDKGVEPEGVTIGMIDNKPVAFIALERVDAVAAYDLSNPMAPKFLQMIKTGDAPEGVLYIAPAKSPNGKGVLVTSNEGDGTVKFYQI
- a CDS encoding DUF4142 domain-containing protein, translated to MKIASTFMALATVAMLWGCGSKSTDTTDTTELADSTNEAVADTAASDSASAVAEDDAEFAVEAANGGMAEVALSKIAADKATDPKVKEFAKQMITDHSKANDELKTLAGNKNITLPAAPNAEKQKAAADLGGKTGSDFDKAYISQMKKDHDATVKLFEDAQKEVKDAELKAFIDKTLPVIKAHAEHVKTLDRTK
- a CDS encoding SPW repeat domain-containing protein, translating into MKMISTKLHSIIDYSTSILFIAMPWIVGFNEVPAATWVLIAVGAMSITMSLFTDYEGGMVRSLPMHVHLNVDVVTGLLLAASPWILGFADQVYLPHVILGLFETTAGLLTSRSSHETQESPLERS
- a CDS encoding aldo/keto reductase; protein product: MKNIKKIQLGQNGPFVSKLGLGCMRMSSVWGGPTPDETESIATIHEALDSGINFLNTGDFYGAGHNEMLIGKAIKGRRDDAFISVKFGAIFHNGQWLGMDLRPIAIKNFINYSLTRLGIETIDLYQPSRMDDSVPVEDIIGTVADLVKEGKVRHIGVSEISADQLRKANNTHPISALEIGYSLAERQIETELLPTAKELGIGVVAFASTAEGLLTGELKAPLATDDYRNHFSRFQGENLVHNLQKVEVLKQLASDKGYTPTQLAIAWVNGQGDHMMPLVSMSRRSRLPENMAAMDIVFSSEEMNTLNTTFAIGAILGGTYLQR
- a CDS encoding OBAP family protein; the encoded protein is MNKLIPLCALTLALLSCGGKNSSSNVEAPGDEKSAKDKTLNVGADLIQDKTPLKGFNAYLDGFHFYNGNMNSQMEAHHYVNQINEDVYQAIIFDGNGKDAKIMGVEYIITAKMFARLSPEEKKLWHSHHFEVSSGSLIAPGIPEVAEHELMEKLVSTYGKTIHTWHTDLEKELPVGSPMIMMGFTKEGQLNAGILADRDKRFNISSQKKKQNRKDIPVPAVDPGANAWEKGEIRQLVITNKSDSPAHKH
- a CDS encoding type II toxin-antitoxin system RelE/ParE family toxin; the protein is MSTHFIRDIFYYERYYLDFFEGLKPDVRKKFNWTLQLIATIDKVPDKYFKHMSNSTGIYEIRVEVGSDIYRVFSFFDKGNLIILLNGFQKKSQKTPKNELALAEKLKKQYFDEKRDSR